The Pseudomonadota bacterium genome contains the following window.
GCCGCCCGCCCGCGAGCGCTTGCAAACCAAGGAAGACCGCGCCCAACTTGACGGGCTGTATGAATGTATTCTCTGCGCCTGTTGCTCGACGAGTTGTCCGAGTTATTGGTGGAGCGGTGATCGTTTTCTCGGGCCTGCTATTCTGCTTCAGGCCTACCGCTGGATCGTCGACAGCCGCGACGAAAACACGGGCGAGCGCCTCGATGCGCTCGAAGATCCGTATCGCCTGTACCGCTGCCATACGATCATGAATTGCACCAAGGCCTGCCCCAAGGGCCTCAACCCGGCGAAGGCGATCGGGGAGATCAAGAAATTGCTGCTAACGCGAGCGCTGTGAGACCCCGTTAAGGAAGCTCTGCAAAAGTTACTGCGCAGCCCATATGCTTTGTCGCGTGCTCGCTCGTCGCTCGCCTATCTACCTGATATGTCTCGCGACTCGCTCCGCGGCTTCGCGCATCTGGACTTGCTCGCGACACTTTTGCAGAGCTTCCCTAAGTTCGTGACTTCGACCAACCGGCTCCGATGGCGTTGCCGGCGCGGGATGCGCGAGCTCGATATCGTCCTTGAAAGATTTCTCGATCGCCGCTACCACCAGCTAGCCGAAGCCGATCAACGTTGCTTCGCCGAGCTGCTCGACCAAGCGGACCAAGACATCCTGGCGTGGTTGCTGGGAACGTCGCAACCAGGTGATCCAGTTTCCTCGAAGCTGATCGACGAGATCCGATCGACCTCGGGCCAGCCCTGACCTGCGATTCGCGCCTTGCTCTGGCGTAGTGTGGTAACATCACATCGCGGTGTTTATTTCCCTGGAGATAGCCTGTTACGCGGATCTGAAAAGGGGAAGGTATACTTGCGGTGCAAGATACTCACGTCTTGAATGTTGAACAAAACGACGCCAATAAACCCACACACCCTCTCTCGCCACGAATTAGATGTAGGGTGGGATAGCCGCGCTGTTTGCGGCGTAACCCACCAACCCGTCGGCCGCAGGCCGACACCTTGCCATGTCGGAGAAAGTCTAGGCGCTGTGGCCTAAGCGCCTGTAGGCTCATGTTGTCTGCAATCACGTCATGCGGAATCAGCCGGTACTCCCACGCTTTGCCGCCATTCTCTTTGCTGTGCGCGGTTGCAAGTTCGCACCAGCGCAGGGCGGCGGCCTTCTTCGCCAAAACCTCATTGCTGGTCAGTTCGTTCTTGGCTTTGGGTTCCAGCATGATGATCTTGTCCTTTGTCTCCGCGACAAAGTCGGGCTGGTACTCGTTCTGCTTGGCGCCCAATTTGTAGAAGAGCTGGAACTGGCCCTTAGCGGGCTTGAACCACTTCAGCGCTTCCCGTTCCAGGATGATCGCCATCTTGCGCTCAGCGTCGGACTGAAATTTCTGAAACGAATAGAGACACCGGTTGAACCCGCCAAAGACGAGCTGACCGATCTTGCCCTTGTCTGCGACAGCCTGATGCACGTCCTGGACCTTGTCCGCAGCGACGGCCGTGAACGCGGAGGGTTTCAGGGTCGTAAATCCCTTTGTAACAACCACCTCGTAGCCCGCAGCCTTTTCCCAGTAGTGCGGCTGCATTTGCACGTGGATGAATTCGGCGATCTGCCGCTCGTGGTACTGCAGCACGTTGCGGGTGTCGTCTTCGGAGAGATAACCCCGCAAGTGTCGCGTAACCTGACCGGCAAGGTCATAAAGAAGCTCTGCGTGATCGTCGTAAGAGATATCGTCGAAGTCCACCAGTGCGCGGACGACGTAGTCCTCCAAGCGCTGCTCGCGGTACTGCGCGTTAAGTGCACTCAACGTGTCCTGCTGGCGCGTTCGCAGGTGCTGGATCAGCAAGTCCCGCGTGACGGGTTGATAGTTGATCCCTGATAGATCGAGCTTGAACGGCTTGAAGCCGACCGTCACCTCGCCTTTCGGCACTACGAGGATGCGGGGAATATCAATGGTCTGTCCGACAACAAGCTCCGTGGTCTTGGCGACGATGCTCTTTATGTCCGGCGGCTTGGAAATTCCTTCCAGCTCTTGTTGCACCGGCTTGTAGGCCGCCGCCACCTCCTTGATCATCGCTGCCTGCACGTCACGCTTCAGCAGCGCCACAGAACCCGGCAACGACTCGTGCCGCTTGATCACCTCATAGGCGATTTGCGCAACCTGCTGCTCGGCTTCGGTCTTGAACACTGGCGCAGGCGTCTTCACGCCCGGCGTTGCGCCCGCTTCGGCGGGTTTGCCGATCTGGTGCAGGACATTGGACTGTGCCACCACTGTGACCGTCTTCTGCAAATCACTGGTCGGATCCAGGATCACCTTCTGCAGATGGATCACCGAGCCCGGCCTGCTGGCTTCATCAATGATTTCCTGGAACCTGTCGTGGGCCACGATGTTGAGGCGGTCAACAGCATTCACGCCTGTCTTCTGCCCATAGGGGAGGCGCAGCCCACGGCCGATGGACTGTTCGATGAGAGTGCGTGCATTCGCCGCGCGCAGGGGCACAATCGTGTAGAGGTTGGTCACGTCCCAGCCTTCTTTGAGCATGTTGACGTGAATCACAACCTCCGTCGGCTCCTCGGTCTTCTCGATGGCCAACAGCCGCTGGATCATCTCGTCTTCTTCCGCGCCGGTCTTGCTGGAATCCACCTGGATGACCTTTTCCCGGTAGCGGCCCTCAAAAAACTTGTCTGACTGGATCAACTTCAGCAATTGGCCGGCGTGTGTCGTGTCGCGGGCGATGACAAGCACAAAAGGCTTCACGATGGGCTGATCGTTCTGTCGTGCGTACGTC
Protein-coding sequences here:
- a CDS encoding succinate dehydrogenase assembly factor 2, translated to MSRDSLRGFAHLDLLATLLQSFPKFVTSTNRLRWRCRRGMRELDIVLERFLDRRYHQLAEADQRCFAELLDQADQDILAWLLGTSQPGDPVSSKLIDEIRSTSGQP
- a CDS encoding DEAD/DEAH box helicase family protein — translated: MNHQVNAIAGRLSLRPPQRRSLEILDRITEIVPPRRGADVQSALDAVRSEFPTVTDFEREFPSLCFALATGVGKTRLMGAFISYLHLAHGINNFFVMAPNLTIYNKLIADFTPNTPKYVFKGVAEFSVNPPAMITGDNYDQHDPASGLLFGGVRINIFNISKINSEVRGGKAPRIKRLSEYIGESYFDYLAGLPDLVLIMDESHRYRASAGVRAINELKPILGLELTATPFTEGARGAVPFKNVIFDYPLSKAMADGFVKEPAVVTQKNFDPRQFSAERLEQIKLEDGIRLHESVKVELETYARQNDQPIVKPFVLVIARDTTHAGQLLKLIQSDKFFEGRYREKVIQVDSSKTGAEEDEMIQRLLAIEKTEEPTEVVIHVNMLKEGWDVTNLYTIVPLRAANARTLIEQSIGRGLRLPYGQKTGVNAVDRLNIVAHDRFQEIIDEASRPGSVIHLQKVILDPTSDLQKTVTVVAQSNVLHQIGKPAEAGATPGVKTPAPVFKTEAEQQVAQIAYEVIKRHESLPGSVALLKRDVQAAMIKEVAAAYKPVQQELEGISKPPDIKSIVAKTTELVVGQTIDIPRILVVPKGEVTVGFKPFKLDLSGINYQPVTRDLLIQHLRTRQQDTLSALNAQYREQRLEDYVVRALVDFDDISYDDHAELLYDLAGQVTRHLRGYLSEDDTRNVLQYHERQIAEFIHVQMQPHYWEKAAGYEVVVTKGFTTLKPSAFTAVAADKVQDVHQAVADKGKIGQLVFGGFNRCLYSFQKFQSDAERKMAIILEREALKWFKPAKGQFQLFYKLGAKQNEYQPDFVAETKDKIIMLEPKAKNELTSNEVLAKKAAALRWCELATAHSKENGGKAWEYRLIPHDVIADNMSLQALRPQRLDFLRHGKVSACGRRVGGLRRKQRGYPTLHLIRGERGCVGLLASFCSTFKT